The segment AGACTTTTAAGTTGCTATTTAGGTTCAGGGATGTCGAGCTTACTATTCAGAAAATTGAGAGAAGAGTATGGAGTTGCATATGACGTAGGGGTATATCACCCTATTAGAGAATATAATGCGCCTTTTATAGTGCACGCATCTACGACTAAAGAAAAAGCAAATAAATCTTTCGAACTTCTTATATCCTGCTGGAGGAGCTTAATGGAAAATGAGTTATCTGAAGACGATATGCATTTGATAAGAGCAAAATTTAAAGGGAACATGGCACAAAATTCACAAACTATTAGTCAAAGAGCTGAGAGGAAGGCTCAGCTAATGGGATTCAAAATGAGAGTTGATTATGATGAGACTTGCATTGACAGAATAAATTCAATAACTTCCAAGGAAATAAATCAAATAGCAAACAGATATTTACAAAAACCTAAGCTTAGTATCTGTGGCCATCAAAATTCATTAAACAAAATTCAATCCCAATGGCTACATAAGCCTTTCTAGTTGTCTCATTATACAAGAGATAAGTTATCTAACGGTATTAAGAATGTTCCTCTTCTGAAACGAACTTCAACTAAATTGATTGCTCTTAATCCAACGACAACTCCAAACTCATCCATGGAAACCAAGTCTGGAGGCCTGAGCATAGGCATTGGATCAGTAGTCTTCAAATAAGGCAGAGCAATTGTCAATGAGACCCTATCTCCAATTGATACCTTCATGTAACTGAAACGGTTAAAATTTGAATCTTTATTCAAATATAATTCATCATTCAAACTACATAAGTTGGTTTGTTGAGAAAAAAAATATATTTCTATTGCTAGCAAATCTGGTTTTGGTATTGCAGGATAATAGTAATTGCCTACGACTGTTGAAAGTCTTATTTTTATGGAGTGGGGCTATAGCAGGATTGCTCTTCATAATAATGGGTATGATGATACCTACTGCTTTACTAGTTCCAAAAACTGATTTATCCGCGAATATAATAGCTCTCCCTAGCAGCTGGCAAATACCTGCTTTAATGATTACTGGTTTAGTTTGTGGGAAAAAGACAGGGTTCATATCTACAGTTGCCTACCTTGTCATTGGCATTTTTTATTTGCCAATCTTTCATGGGGGGGGGAGTACAGGTTATTTGATGACACCAGAAATGGGTTATCTAATAGGGTTTATTCCAGCAATATGGCTTGTAGGTCAGCTCTCAGAAAGTAAAAAACAAACTTCACTAATTGAGCTAACTTATTATGCACTTTTAGGATTATTGGTAATACACTCAGTTGGCATTGTCAATATAATCTTTGGGTCATTAACCTCTAGATGGTCTGAGGGTTTTTTATATCTTATTTATATATATACTATCTCTACTTTGCCATCCCAATTTATAGTATGCCCAGCTATAGCAATAATTTCTAAAAGTCTTAAATTCATATTAGTAAGATGAATAAAAGTCACATAATTAATAGAAACTATATTCTTTTAATAGGCTGTCTCGTTGCTTTAATAGACCAAATTAGCAAGTTCTTTATTTATTCAATTCTAAAAGATGGAGAAATATTTGTTGTATTACCAAAATTGATTCAATTTAGAATAGCAAAAAACTATGGTGCGGCTTTTAGCATACTTTCTAGCTCTACTCTACTACTAGCCATAATAAGCTTAATAGCCTCAAGCGTTATTATAATTTATACCCGCTATGCTAAGCCCATGCATAAATTGCAAGGGCTAGGTCTATCATTTCTATTAGGAGGATGCATTGGGAATGGTATCGACCGATGGTTATTAGGTTATGTCATTGACTTTATAGACTTAATACCCATAGACTTTCCAATATTTAATATTGCAGACATTGCAATTAATATAGGAGTAATTCTGCTCTTTTTGAGCAAAATAATAAAATCAAAGGGATACAATCATATTCGTCATATTTAGACAACTTAAACACATGATAAGAACTTCCTGAAAATGAAAAGACGCAATAAGAAAATAATAGTTGTGATAGTCGGATTATTTTTAGTCCTAATCCTCTCTGGAGTAATAGCAGCAATACTTAAACTGATCAATCCATTATCAGTAGTACTTACATGCTTCTTTCTAGGATTACTTTTTTATCAGAAAGGTTGGTTTTGGTGGAAAAATTTTGTAATTAACAATATTATAAATCCTTACAAAAAGGGTTCCCCAAAACAAGTACCTAAAGATAGAAGGCAAGCTGCTCAGAAAAGCCTAGAAAGTATCGATAGGCTTATCGAAAGGATACAAAGTAAAGTTGAGGCCGAAGCTTTAAACCAACGAAAACAATTAGTAGAGGAAGAACTATTAAGAGGAGATTTAGTAATAGTTTTATTTGGGAGTGGATCAAGTGGGAAAACTTCTCTTGTAAGATCAATGCTTAATGAAATTGTAGGTGAAGTTTCTGCAGAGATGGGAACCACTAAAAAGAGTCAGGTATATAGAATGAGATTAAAGGGTCTAAGCAGAGGGATTCAAATAATTGATACACCTGGCATCTTAGAAAGCGGAGATATTGGGCTCGATCGAGAAAAAGATGCGCTATATAAAGCTAGACATGCAGATTTAATAATCGTTGTCGTGGACACAGATTTACGAGAACTTGAAATGAAATTAATTTCCAGTCTTGCTAAAGGAGGAAAGCGCCTACTGTTAGTGCTTAACAAATGTGATTTAAGAGGGGAAGAGGATGTAAAAAGGCTCTTATTACTCCTAAGGAAACGTACAAGTAATTTTATAAGTCCTAAAGAGGTGATCCCTGCGACTGCTTCGCCTCAATCGATCCCTATGCCAGGAAGTTACCCAATACAACCAGTCCCAGAGATTGACCTACTAATTAAACAAATTTCGAGGGTATTGCATGAAGAAGGTGAAGAGCTGATAGCTAACAATATTCTTTTGCAATGTAAAAATCTTGGAGATTCAGGTAGACAACTTCTTAATTTACAACGAAAAAAAGTCGCCATAGAGTGCGTAGACCGTTATGCATGGATTAGCAGTGGAGTTGTTGTTATAAATCCACTGCCAGGTGTTGATCTGATTGGCGCAGCGGCAGTTAATGGCCAAATGGTAATGGAGATTTCACGAATCTTTGGAGTAGAGTTAACTAAGATGCGTGCTCAAGAATTAGCTTTGTCAGTTGGGAGGACTCTTGCAGGACTTGGAATTGTAAAGGGTGGTGTTTCACTTATAAGTAACTCTTTAAATTTAAGTCTACCGACTCTATTAATATCACGTGCTATTCAGAGCATTACAGCTGCCTGGCTTACGAAGGTTGCTGGAGAAAGCTTTATAACTTATTTTGGACAGGACCAAGATTGGGGTGATGGTGGCATACAAGAGGTCGTTCAAAAACATTATGATTTAAATAGTAAGGATTTAAATCTAAGGATTTTCATAGAAACAGCATTAAAACGTGTTGTAGAGCCCTTAAAGAAAAAGGAAAGGAAGGAGTTGCCACCATACCGAATGCCTCAGGGGGAGGAGGAGCCATAGGACCTCTCGCATCAAGAATTACAATAAGGATCAAGTAAATGAATGCTATTAAGACTGAAAAAGCTCCAGTAATTATTGCAACAATTTTACCTCGCTTATTCTTTTCACTCATAATAAGTCTATTGAGAATTATTTATTAAAGATGCAAGTTTATCTAGATGCTCAAATTTAGTATTTGGATTACCCATTACAGCCTTTAAATAATATCTACCTTTGTGGAATGGCCTTGAAAGCATAAAATTACAAGTGATCAGATCCTTCTTAGTTTTAAGTGCCCATTTTTCAGCATCGTAAGTGTTTAAATCACTGGGAGTAAATGAAATTAAATGCAAAGGTCCAGAAATTATATTTAACAAGTTAGCATCCAATTTTTCTTGGAAATATGTTCTTCTCTTAAGAGAACTACTAAGAAGAAAAGAGATGCCATTCTCTCCAAGTTGACGAAGGCCAAGCCAAAGTTTAAGGATTTCGGCTGGCCTAGACCCTTGGAGCCCAATTTCTCCTCCATGAGGAGAATCCCCCCAAGAAGGCTCAATATATGGAAACCCAATAGAAAAACAGGAAGAAAGTTGTGTGGCATTTGCCACTAGCAATAAAGAAGATGTCTTTGCAATTCCGATTAGTTTCTGAGGATTAATAGTAACTGAATCAGCTAAACCCAAACCTGGCACAACAGAACTAGTGTCATCAGATAAAGCAAAGACTGCTCCAATTGCTCCATCAACATGCAACCAAAGATTTTCTTGTTTA is part of the Prochlorococcus marinus str. MIT 0919 genome and harbors:
- a CDS encoding NAD(P)H dehydrogenase assembly family protein; its protein translation is MKVSIGDRVSLTIALPYLKTTDPMPMLRPPDLVSMDEFGVVVGLRAINLVEVRFRRGTFLIPLDNLSLV
- a CDS encoding biotin transporter BioY, which produces MMIPTALLVPKTDLSANIIALPSSWQIPALMITGLVCGKKTGFISTVAYLVIGIFYLPIFHGGGSTGYLMTPEMGYLIGFIPAIWLVGQLSESKKQTSLIELTYYALLGLLVIHSVGIVNIIFGSLTSRWSEGFLYLIYIYTISTLPSQFIVCPAIAIISKSLKFILVR
- the lspA gene encoding signal peptidase II — translated: MNKSHIINRNYILLIGCLVALIDQISKFFIYSILKDGEIFVVLPKLIQFRIAKNYGAAFSILSSSTLLLAIISLIASSVIIIYTRYAKPMHKLQGLGLSFLLGGCIGNGIDRWLLGYVIDFIDLIPIDFPIFNIADIAINIGVILLFLSKIIKSKGYNHIRHI
- a CDS encoding YcjF family protein — protein: MKRRNKKIIVVIVGLFLVLILSGVIAAILKLINPLSVVLTCFFLGLLFYQKGWFWWKNFVINNIINPYKKGSPKQVPKDRRQAAQKSLESIDRLIERIQSKVEAEALNQRKQLVEEELLRGDLVIVLFGSGSSGKTSLVRSMLNEIVGEVSAEMGTTKKSQVYRMRLKGLSRGIQIIDTPGILESGDIGLDREKDALYKARHADLIIVVVDTDLRELEMKLISSLAKGGKRLLLVLNKCDLRGEEDVKRLLLLLRKRTSNFISPKEVIPATASPQSIPMPGSYPIQPVPEIDLLIKQISRVLHEEGEELIANNILLQCKNLGDSGRQLLNLQRKKVAIECVDRYAWISSGVVVINPLPGVDLIGAAAVNGQMVMEISRIFGVELTKMRAQELALSVGRTLAGLGIVKGGVSLISNSLNLSLPTLLISRAIQSITAAWLTKVAGESFITYFGQDQDWGDGGIQEVVQKHYDLNSKDLNLRIFIETALKRVVEPLKKKERKELPPYRMPQGEEEP